One genomic region from Fictibacillus marinisediminis encodes:
- a CDS encoding MurR/RpiR family transcriptional regulator — MAASNCLSKIRSSYGILSEKEKKIADFILEDPQNIIHSSINEVADHLEVADATVFRFCKRLGFKGFQALKIALASDIVGPLQDIHETILESDTPAQIAEKVFQSNIGTLEDTRQMLDEKSFQAAVDCLLAAQKIEFYGNGGSGIIAMDAHHKFIRTGKPSIAYTDTHFQLMSASQLTERDVALFISHSGTNKDLLHVMRVAKENGCRTISLTDYAKSPLSEKADISLHTISRETEFRSEALSSRIAQLSIIDALYVNVMMAGKEESKKSLQRMRSAISEKKF, encoded by the coding sequence ATGGCAGCTTCAAACTGTTTATCCAAAATTCGCTCTTCTTATGGCATATTAAGCGAAAAAGAAAAAAAGATTGCTGACTTTATATTGGAGGATCCTCAAAATATCATCCACTCGAGCATTAATGAAGTGGCTGATCATTTGGAGGTAGCGGATGCGACGGTCTTCCGGTTTTGTAAAAGGCTGGGCTTCAAGGGATTTCAAGCATTAAAAATTGCACTTGCCTCTGATATTGTCGGCCCGCTTCAGGATATCCATGAGACCATACTAGAAAGCGACACACCTGCCCAGATCGCCGAAAAAGTATTTCAATCCAACATCGGCACACTCGAAGATACCCGGCAGATGCTGGATGAAAAAAGTTTTCAGGCGGCTGTCGATTGCCTGCTCGCCGCTCAAAAGATCGAATTCTACGGAAACGGCGGATCAGGCATCATCGCTATGGACGCTCATCATAAATTTATCCGTACCGGCAAACCAAGCATCGCTTATACCGATACGCACTTTCAGCTGATGTCTGCTTCCCAGCTGACGGAGCGGGATGTGGCTCTCTTTATCTCCCATTCCGGAACAAATAAGGATTTGCTGCACGTCATGAGGGTGGCGAAAGAGAACGGCTGCCGCACCATCTCGCTTACCGATTATGCAAAGTCTCCGCTCAGTGAGAAGGCTGATATTTCCCTGCATACGATCTCGAGGGAGACTGAATTCCGGTCTGAAGCACTCTCTTCCCGGATTGCACAGCTCAGTATTATCGATGCACTCTATGTGAATGTGATGATGGCTGGCAAGGAAGAATCAAAAAAATCGCTGCAGCGCATGCGGTCGGCGATTTCGGAGAAGAAGTTCTAA
- a CDS encoding TIGR01440 family protein, with product MSDQLQTVEKQVFHALSDLQKQAQLKPGQLLVVGASTSEVTGGKIGTSGTMEAAQALYNGVKTFQEESQVVLAFQCCEHLNRALVMEREIADRLRYEEVRVVPARSAGGALATYAFHHLNDPVVVEYIKADAGIDIGDTFIGMHLKHVAVPVRTEVKSIGEAHVTLAKTRPKLIGGERAVYPSKEDIRCF from the coding sequence ATGAGTGACCAGCTGCAAACTGTTGAGAAGCAGGTCTTTCATGCACTATCTGATTTACAAAAACAGGCCCAGTTAAAGCCTGGACAGCTGCTGGTCGTAGGGGCCAGTACAAGTGAAGTAACCGGAGGGAAAATTGGCACTTCCGGAACGATGGAAGCGGCTCAAGCTCTTTATAACGGGGTAAAAACCTTTCAGGAAGAAAGTCAGGTCGTTCTTGCCTTTCAATGCTGTGAGCATTTGAACAGAGCACTTGTGATGGAGCGGGAAATCGCTGACAGGCTTCGATATGAAGAAGTCCGTGTTGTGCCTGCGCGTTCGGCAGGCGGCGCACTCGCCACCTATGCCTTCCATCATCTAAATGATCCAGTCGTCGTCGAATACATTAAAGCAGATGCCGGAATTGATATCGGGGATACCTTTATCGGCATGCATCTGAAGCATGTTGCTGTACCCGTAAGAACGGAAGTAAAAAGCATCGGGGAAGCCCACGTTACCCTCGCCAAAACAAGGCCAAAGCTGATTGGCGGAGAGCGTGCAGTATATCCATCCAAGGAAGACATCCGCTGCTTTTAA
- the rpiB gene encoding ribose 5-phosphate isomerase B: MRVAIGSDHAGVELRQEIVSMMQEMGMDVKDMGCECSTSVDYPDYAIPVAEMVASGEADRGILICGTGIGMSIAANKVKGIRCALVHDLFSAKATRLHNDSNVLAMGERVIGPGLALEIAKVWLTTEYEGGRHSKRVGKISDYEAQGAK, encoded by the coding sequence ATGAGAGTAGCGATTGGTTCAGACCATGCAGGAGTAGAGCTTCGTCAGGAAATTGTGAGCATGATGCAGGAGATGGGCATGGATGTAAAAGATATGGGCTGTGAATGCAGCACCTCGGTAGATTATCCGGATTACGCCATTCCCGTAGCGGAAATGGTGGCAAGCGGAGAGGCTGATCGGGGCATATTAATCTGCGGTACGGGAATAGGTATGAGTATAGCGGCAAACAAAGTAAAAGGAATCCGCTGTGCCCTTGTGCACGATTTGTTCAGCGCCAAAGCGACACGCCTGCACAATGACAGCAACGTGCTGGCGATGGGTGAACGGGTCATCGGACCTGGACTGGCTTTGGAAATTGCAAAGGTATGGCTGACGACAGAATATGAAGGCGGCCGCCACAGCAAACGAGTCGGAAAAATTTCTGATTATGAAGCGCAGGGTGCAAAATAG
- a CDS encoding low molecular weight protein arginine phosphatase yields the protein MKKILFVCTGNTCRSPMAAALLKYLGKGKVEVRSAGVFAAEGSGASTHAVTAMSEKGIPFKHESKPLTETLVRWADLVLTMTESHKHTVCHQYPEAVEKAYTLKEYIYQNDDYEKQLSELHQAYAEIETIRAFYKNKWDQADTNDKQAVQEKFEADIQPFKEKIISLEKSLPSLDIIDPFGGSIDLYRETRAELESLIEKLIKKI from the coding sequence ATGAAAAAGATCTTATTTGTCTGTACAGGAAATACGTGCCGAAGTCCGATGGCGGCTGCATTGCTTAAATACCTGGGAAAGGGAAAAGTTGAAGTAAGGTCAGCTGGCGTCTTTGCCGCAGAGGGGTCAGGGGCGAGTACCCATGCGGTGACGGCGATGTCGGAAAAAGGCATCCCATTCAAACATGAATCCAAACCCTTGACTGAAACACTTGTCCGTTGGGCCGACCTTGTCCTGACGATGACAGAAAGCCATAAACATACGGTTTGCCATCAATATCCGGAGGCTGTGGAGAAAGCATACACACTTAAAGAATACATCTATCAGAACGATGACTATGAAAAGCAGCTTTCAGAGCTTCATCAGGCGTATGCTGAAATTGAAACAATAAGAGCTTTCTATAAAAATAAATGGGATCAGGCCGATACTAATGACAAGCAAGCGGTTCAGGAGAAATTTGAAGCTGATATTCAGCCTTTCAAAGAAAAAATCATCTCGCTGGAAAAAAGCTTGCCGTCCCTGGACATCATTGACCCGTTTGGCGGAAGTATCGATCTTTATCGCGAGACAAGAGCCGAGCTTGAAAGCCTCATTGAAAAACTCATAAAAAAGATTTAA
- a CDS encoding manganese efflux pump MntP family protein produces MDVVTIGEWLTLWLMSFALGMDAFSIGIGMGMLQLRLRQIVKIGVVIGLFHIGMPLAGLLLGKQISSHFGGIAVIIGGCLLLLLGLQMIRSSFKPENEPFVNPVGFGLLLFAVSASLDSFSVGLSLGIYGARTFLTIFMFGIMSMLLTWGGLMMGRKVQKWLGSYSEALGGLILLAFGIKLLLPL; encoded by the coding sequence ATGGACGTCGTAACAATCGGTGAATGGCTGACGCTGTGGCTCATGTCTTTTGCTCTTGGTATGGATGCTTTTTCTATTGGGATCGGCATGGGAATGCTGCAATTAAGGCTGAGGCAGATTGTGAAAATAGGAGTAGTCATCGGACTGTTTCATATTGGGATGCCTCTTGCAGGACTATTGCTTGGCAAGCAGATTTCTTCTCACTTTGGGGGTATTGCAGTCATCATCGGCGGTTGTTTGCTGCTCCTTCTTGGTTTGCAGATGATTCGTTCTTCCTTCAAGCCTGAGAATGAGCCGTTTGTGAATCCTGTCGGGTTTGGTCTGCTGCTTTTTGCTGTGAGCGCCAGCCTGGATAGTTTCTCTGTTGGACTAAGTCTGGGAATTTACGGAGCCCGTACGTTTCTCACCATATTCATGTTCGGAATCATGAGCATGCTGTTGACATGGGGAGGTCTGATGATGGGCAGAAAAGTTCAAAAGTGGCTCGGATCCTACAGTGAAGCGCTCGGCGGATTGATTCTGCTTGCTTTTGGGATCAAGCTCCTGCTTCCCTTATAA